GATCACAATCGCGCCGCCGTCCGTTGGGTGGAACGTTATCTCTATGACGCCCGTGATTCGGTCGACGTCGATTCTCGAGGGCACCATCCTCACCAGGAAAGCATCCTTCTCCATTCGTCCCCATACCGCCGTTATCTCGATGAGTCCGTGGGAGTAGAAGATGTTCATGAATGGAAGCGGGTCTTCCGTTGGCGTCAGGGGGTGGGCCACCTCACCGTAAAAAACGGCCTTTCCCCGTGCCGTTCCCAGGTAGATAGACCCGCAAAGATCATCTATGTAACGACCCAAAGTTTCATAAACTACATTAACCGAGTCACCCAATGCTATCACCATGATATACTCTGTCGTGGGAGGTATATTGGTAATTGCCCGTTAACGGTGGTTTCCATGAGAGTTGTTGCAGCTGACACGGGTGGTGCACTGCTCACGGAGGACTATGAGCCTATTGGCCTGATAGCAACGGCGGCGGTGCTCGTTGGGAGGCCTTACAGAACCGCGGCGCTGAGCGTGGTTCGTTACGCGGATCCCTTCAACTACGACATGAGCGGAAGACAGGCCATCCGGGACGAAGCATTGCTTGCGGTCGAGCTTTCCAGGGAGGTAAAGCCCGACGTCGTTCACCTCGACTCGACGATAGGTGGGATAGAGGTCAGGAAGCTTGACGAACCGACGATAGATGCCCTGACGATTACCGACCGCGGGAAGGAGGTCTGGAAGGACCTGGCCAGGGACCTTCAGCCCCTGGCAAAGAAGTTCTGGGAGGAGACCGGAATTGAAATCATAGCCATCGGCAAGTCCAGCGTCCCGGTGAGGATAGCGGAGATATACTCCGGGTTATACACGGCAAAGTGGGCGATTGAGTATGCGCGGGAGAACGGCAAGGCCATCGTCGGCCTGCCGAGGTACATGAAAGTTGAAATCCGTCCTGGAAAAATCTACGGAGAGAGCCTCGACCCGCGCGAGGGCGGTCTCTTCGGCGAAGTTGAGGCGGAAACCGAGGGAATCGGCTGGGAGCTGTACCCGAACCCTCTCGTGAGGCGCTACATGG
The window above is part of the Thermococcus sp. JdF3 genome. Proteins encoded here:
- a CDS encoding DUF4152 family protein, which encodes MRVVAADTGGALLTEDYEPIGLIATAAVLVGRPYRTAALSVVRYADPFNYDMSGRQAIRDEALLAVELSREVKPDVVHLDSTIGGIEVRKLDEPTIDALTITDRGKEVWKDLARDLQPLAKKFWEETGIEIIAIGKSSVPVRIAEIYSGLYTAKWAIEYARENGKAIVGLPRYMKVEIRPGKIYGESLDPREGGLFGEVEAETEGIGWELYPNPLVRRYMVLEVWGE